A stretch of DNA from Echeneis naucrates chromosome 3, fEcheNa1.1, whole genome shotgun sequence:
CCagtttcatttagattttctcCTCAGCCACATTGTCTATTTTTGAATGTATGTAAGTGTGAGACGAAGGGGTGCTTGTTGTTTCTACTGGTGGtttatttcactgctgctgtgtctggcGATGCTTGTCCTGTGTGCCTGCTGTGGTATATGCTAACTTTGGTTATATTTAGGATTTCTTTGTCCTGACGTCAAACAAAAGGGACTCAGAAAACCACCCAAAAAACAATATCTTACTCTGACAAACACATAGGGGATATCTTGTGGGGGATATCTATGTCTTGGATATCGGTCAATAGATGAAGTGTAGGTTTACCTAACTGAGAACAGattgacatttgtttttaaacagttttagGAATTACGCTTGCTTTTCTCTAATTATTAGACAAGTAGGTCAGTTCGACTTTAACAGTTGTGTTAACATTAAcactaaatacacaaaaaccGAGACTGGCTGCTTTTTTGAAACCTAGGATACTGAATTGTTACAATTTCTGCATCCCAGCTAATGTCCACCAAGAAATACTTAGAGGAATGAACTTTCACCAAAACaagttgtcatttttaaaatactggGAAAATATGTGGTGAGAACCAAGAGATGTCAGGGCAAAGCAAGACAATCTCCTTCTTCTAGCCTTTATACAAAGTTAAACTAACCAACTCCTGTAAACTTGAAGTCATGAAAATAACTGATGTTATACACAGTAATTTGACAATAGTTTGTATAAGTATATTCCATCTGAATAACCCTTTTCATCCAGCTTGTCTTATTTTGATTTTCACTTAATCATCAATAAGCAATCTAAATAGTATTAAACTTACAATATAGACATGAGTACAAGTCACAAGagctgcatttttcatttgtattattCAGCCCCTAAGTCCATGAAGGCCAACATGATgttaaagtaaagtaaaatgtttcatgttctAAAACTCCTAAAATCAACTCCCTTGTTTAATTTTTAGGGAGGTGTCCTGAATCACTTACTCCAGAGTCAGATGAGAATAAAATATTAAGTTGCAACATGTTAACGCAACTCAGCACAAAGAGCTTTCTCTGTGATTCAAAAATAGGAAGATTTTGTCACAAATCTAAGATAGCAATTTCACCTTTTAACTGAGGTTTCAGCAGAGGCAAGTTAGATCTGTTCCATCTCTGTGCATAAGTATTGGGGTATGGATTTCACGTCAGTGCccattaaatgtgaaaatggcaaACCTTTTAAAGCAGGCTTAAAAATTGTGACCAGCATTTTGTAGTGTGATATcctgaatgaaattaaatgtgctttgtttgttgCAGCTTGCCGGAGGGGTAATCTTGGGCGTGGCCCTGTGGTTGAGGCATGACCCCAAGACAAGCAACCTGCTGGGGCTGGAATTTGAGGGAGCCCATGCCCCCAGCACCTTCTACATTAGTATGTATCTCTGCACCAACtacatctgtttctgtgtctgtcttcacGGTGTGTTTGTCTTATGGACAAGACTCCTGCCGAACCTTGTGAACACAGTTAATTACATCTGGAATGTGTCGGTTTTGTGTTCATCTTCATCACGTCCACTTGACAGCACTGATCTTCATCTACTAACCAAACACATTGTTGTTACGTGTAATTATCAGTTGAATAGTCCCCTCCTTTAATCTTTCAGTTCATGGACTCAAACACTGTTCTGTGCTCGAAATGATCTTATCTGGCATCAAATTGTATAGAGGCAAGAAACAACCTGATATTGACAATTCTGTAATGTGTCATATGGGGCCACATTATGGTGGACAAAATACACCCATGCCCACATTGGGTTGTTCAGACCATAGGATATGCTGTAGccttatttaaaaataaataaataaataaatcaagattaAATACATCATCATTGATTATGTGATCACTATTAAAGTTCATGCCTTCATAAATGGTCATTTCATACATAAAGCTGCTTTTAAATAACTCCAGAAGGAATTGTATTATTGAAACCAGTATTGACATATCTTTTAATATTATTTGATGTGCTGTATGTGCAGTCAAGGGATATACACACTGAGAAGTTACATTAACTATTAATGACCAGAACAAGTGTATTTCTTTGAGGCCCAGTGATTAAACTGAAGATGGTtctcttaaataaataattggcAAAAGGTTCTTAAATCAGACCCAACAAATAAATTAGACAGTCAGTCCACAGTGAGTCAATCTTTTAGGCAGGAAATTTACTACACGATAGTCGATTATTTAATTATACAATTATACAAAATTATACAAAACACTGGACAGAATCGGACAAAAATCTGTAGGTCACTAATAACAGAAATTAGGCATGTATTGTTTTCTAACATTGTGATGAATTGATGCAAATGTCAAAATTGTATGGTGCACTAAAATAGCTGGAAGGTAAGGAACATGTCACACCAAAGTGAAAGACGCAGCCAAAAGTCACACTTATGTGAGTCTGTTGGTGGTCTGTCGTTGGGTGTTTAGTACTGGGAGAGcggatgtttgttttctccacttAAAACTGAGTCTTAAACCTGGTATCTGGTTTTTACATAACATCATGTGGTTGACAGTTCATCGCAGTATGGGATAGCTTAGAGCATGGCCAACAATCTGAAGGGGTTTGAGTGATCAAGTTGCACTGGTCAGCTGGTCAAGTGGTGAAGTTTCCTGGCCATTGCTTTATTTAGCTGACTCCAACCTGCAAAGTCCCCAGCACATTTTCATTATGCCATAAAACGGAGAAAAGCTGTGAAGTCTCTGAATCAGTATTacgtctgttttgttttatcaatCAGTTTTACTCGTGTTGCACAAGCAGTCCACAACTGGACAGCTGAGCCTCAGGAACCTGGATGTGAGAGTATGAGACTGCTCTGAAATACATAAGGCCCTGCCTCAGCCACACCCACATGAAAACCATTTTGACCTGGTCTAACAGAGGACACACAGCTCATCATATGACTCTATAAAAAGCTGACACTCCCACATAAAGTCAACTCGGAAACTAGCATCAACATCCACATTAGTCTGATTAAAAAGCCCTGAGCTGAGAGGAGGGATGAAAGACACAGTAGGAAAATGCATTAGAAAATAGTCTGTTTATATAAAGAGTGATTGTTTGGAGGATTGTTTTGTCGTCCTCTGAGGCAGAAGAGTTGTGttttgtggggggaaaaaagaggaactCCTCTGGGACTTTCTCTCAAAAAAAGTCCAATGATTGCATCCTACCCATTACATAAAGCCTCCCTCTCATTCCAAAGGGCCCCCCCTTTgaatgaggggggggggggaagttGTGCAGGGAAAAAAGCCCCCTCACCAGCCCCCGTCTCTCTTCCTCAGCCCCACCCCTCATCCCCTTGCCTTTTGAAACGTTTCTTTTCCTTGACTCACTCAGTTTCTTTCCACTGTGGCTCACCATTACTTCCCCATCTGGTTGTGGTTAGTGTTCTAGTCACGCTGTCTCACTTTTTATTCCTCCATagctctcgctctccctcctgGTATCCAAaccctccctctgtctgcccTTTTTTTACAccactcccctcctcccctcctgttTTTGTCTCCTGTTGCCAGGAACTTTTCAATATGAGGTCTTACATCTGCTGCTTTCCTTTCTCTTACCCGACTGttcacacacaccatcaccCAGAAGTGTACAGACCAATAGAAATGAATTCAAACACTTACATTTCCAGACAATCGCCCAAGTCAGTCAATGAAAGAAACTAATTGAACTGTAGCAGAAAATCCAGTTGAAagtcaacagattttttttttcttcctttttattaaactcagttgaaaatgtgaatattagAAGTTAATGTGTAAGTTCCAGCTAAATCATAATGCTTTTCAGTTCCACCAGTAGCTGAGGAATCTGTTCTTTTAAGGTCAAGAAAACGTTTATAACTCAATCTGTTATCTACAAATGTAAAAGGTTTAGTTTAAGTGCaatgtcaaacatttcatttggatttcTACTCTTTGGAAACATCTTTTAACCTGGTCAAATTTATTTatggattgattgattttttttttttttttttttttttttttttttggggggggggggcatctttTATTGAACAAGACAGCTCCTGTTAATGAGGCAGGCGCTCTGCTCACTACTGGAAAACATGATTTTAAGTGTTATGACTACAAACcaccctttttatttttgcaaagctTCAAATCAAGTACACAAAATAAACTCAATCAGTCGTCTGCTCATCTCTTGCAACCAAGATTTGTTATCAATGGCCGCAAAGAGTTTCAGAGTATAGATGCTGTTGACTTTCCCACACCCAAAGTATTTGAAGTTGCTGCATCaccacctcaaaaaaaaaaaaagacttgctcttgactgacaaaataaaaaaaagttctgaTTGGCTTTCTTTTCAACTTGTCATATAGTTTATATTAATTGACGAAAAAGGCAGTTTTTACTCCActagatttttattattattattatttttttttttaatcagttgtCGTCTCATTTGTTAAAGTTACGCTTAATTTTGTGTACAGAGACATCAGGATGAGGCCATTCCCACAACCTGCATTGTCAACCTGCCCAACCAAACAATTAACCAAACCCAAAATTATGTTtagggaaaaaaaggcaaagctaAAGCCATGTGCCATCCATGATATCTTACTAAGGCTGTCACCCCATGTTCAGAACTTATAATTGCTaagtaataatttatttaaaattaaatgccCAATCTGTAGTTAAAGCAACAAATACAGACAGTAAGGAATCAGGTCTGCAATGTTTGAGCAGTGCCAGGAAATGCAATGGAATCCAGATCCTTAAAATGTGTTAATCATTGTCGGGTACCATTGAGTTTAACTTTCCAGTGTGATAACACAAACTGGAATATCCAGAAAAATCATTGGTCCCTACGCAACAGGCCAATGATGACTCCCTCATAGTAAAAGATCTGCTTTGTCAGGAGTGTGGCTGAACTGTAATATTGTTTAGGTCTTGGCGTTGGTGTTTTATAGACTGTGCTACACTCAGTGTTTCTTGTAGGCTGTACATTagaatttttaaatgatgtagagaaaaaattataaacctatatgtgtaaatgtaaactAAGTGTAATTTACTTTAAGCCCAAAATGTTTTCTAGTTTTTTAATCTTCTTGCAGAGTCCTGTGCGCTTCATTCACCAGAGGGGAGGGCCAGCTTGCTGTTTGCCCTCCCCTCTGGAAACATTTTGCACAGGCAAAGAGTCAGGGATTCCCTGCTGCACCTGTCAAGATGGTCGTATGTGGTGCTCACTTTACACGCGAACGTCATGTGGTGCAGTTCCCTAGGCTGAAATTAATCCATGATCAGGAGCAactctgattctgccacaggAGAAAATTCCAGCTTTACACAAATGCCAGCTGTGTCATGTAAGTCTTATTTTCACAATGATTTATTCAATTTTCATAGCATAATGTCTAATGCTAGCTAGTATTAGCATGCTGTTTTCTCAAATTTACTGATTGATAACTTCAGTTTGCTAACATTACAACTGTTAAGCATACTGGTATAGTTGTGACATATTTGCATAGCTAGTTCATTAATGATTAATTTTACTGTGGTCTTATAAGGTTTCTTGAGACACTGCAGGTCTTATTAGAGTAGTTGCAAAACTGTACAGCCTCTGAGTCTCCCATTGTCCAGCAGGTACTGGTTCTTTACATGAGCAACTCGTGTCAATTATGAGGTTGGTTGTAAAAGTAAGTGTAATACAATGTGTCCAGTATGTGTCTGAAAATGTTAGTGGTCTGCCCCTTGAAGTGCTGGTTGGTGCTGGGTATATTTTGGTTCCATTGCACAAGATCTATAAATTCTCAGGGGGTATATATAACCAAGGTTCTGCAGCTGGACAGCCCATGTGTCACACAAGATAATGCAACAAAAAGTGATTAATTTTACAAGCTAAATATTTATTGGTTATGATCATTTCTTACTGGCAACAGTTTGTGGCACTTTTTAGTTGTAGAAAGCAGTGATCCCTCAGTATTCCATAATAAAAGAGTAAAAATGGTTTTTACCTTGAAATCAGCATCAGAGAAGCGATGGTGAGCTCTCTGGATAGTCTGCCTGATCCAGGAGAATCCAGTTTACTATTCCCTGTGTATTAATATATATCACAGGAATCAACTGTCTTATCATTGGATTTTATctaaaaagatttttctttcccacagcATATGCCTGGGTTCCCTAACAGAGGCTCATAGAGAGGCCCCCCCAGGTCACTGGAAACTTTGTGAGGGAGCACTCCTGTCTCATTCCCCTCTGTATCTGCCTTCTCCATTTGTAGATCACGAAAAACAGTATCATGCAGCGTGTTGACAGGTCAACACAGGGCATTAGTGTCAAACTGCATTTAAGATCAACACAAGTTCAGGTTATTATTTCATCTGAAGTCAATGAGATGTGTTGTGTAAAATTGTTTGCTTGTTAGTTTACCAAAAATCTTTTAAAGaaatctggcaaaaaaaaattatctccTGTTGTCCACttgttaaatgtttattatgtttGAATAAAGAAATCCAAGAataaagaggtttttttttttttttcttcaccattgTAGCTGTTCTGTTCCTTGGCTGAATAAATATCTGGCATATATCTCATGattgtgtatattttgttaGCTGCAGATTAACACAGCTTGGATTGCTGATGTTTGCACAGCTGTGgttgctcccccccccccccccccccccccctttgggGGGGCTTTCTAGTTTTAAATGGGTCAGTAGGTACTTAGGTGTGTAGGTTTTGGGCATAAACATCGACATAGTTTTAAAGATCAAGTTTATATTTGTCTTGCCGATGGTAGAGACGTAATATGGACAACCCGTCCAGAATAGggtaatttatatttatttttttgtgtctccagTATGCTGTATAATTTTGATTATAAATGGAAGTTTATAATTATCGTGATTTATATCCTCCTGCAGGATAGTGTAATATAGTATAGTATACTGTTCCCCAGCTTCCTTCCCCAGTTGACAGACATGCACATTTCAGTTCACTGTCGACTCAGATAGGTGTGAATATTTGTTCAGGTCAGTCTATAAGTCCTCCACTCTGATAGACTGGCAGACTGTCCAGCGTGTACTCTAACCTGAGGGGATGGATAGATCAAGAGCAATCTTCATTTCATGCAGTTACTCAGCCCAATCAGTCTCAACTGCTTAACagccccacccacacacacatccgtCTGATCGGTAACGATAGCAATGTATACCTGCTTACATCCAAGTAGGGAAGTGAACTAAACCCAAGTGGACTCATTATAAACCCAGTTGTGAACTGATTTGTGGAGACCTGACATCCTGCTCAGATCATCAAGGTCACAGGCCTtcagtttttcctctgctgtatTTGGTGTCCTCCAGGATATGCCACATTATAGACTTCTTCCACTGACCTGTAACTCAGGTCAGACTTAATGTCATAATATGACTAAACTGCATTCACACAAAAACCCAGCAAAACCCAGAGAATGGtacaggaagtgatggaagGAAGGCTTCAATATATTAAACAATGGTCAAATGCCTTGAGCAAAGCGGCTTAAAATGCCTGCATAGAATATTTTGAGACATCCTATTTTTATTAACCTTATAATTGGAGGAAATTCCACCTGTACATGTTATTAACAATAGATGAACGAATAGTTGGCAgaatttgtatttgtacatATCAGGAGGACAGCAGTACTGTACTCAAtcttaagaaaatattttttttttattttgtttgtctacaatatatacaatgaaaaacaaatggaattGAAGATAATACTTTAATTCCACTACTATTTCTTAAAATGTGACTGTAAATCCATTATTGATTTAAAACCAATcgtatttatttcttcattaaaCCTGTGATTCATCGGACATTGTATTGATATGTGCCGACTTCAGGTCAGGTTGGAGAGTCTTCACATTTTGAAATCTCAGTTAATTATATAAATATCTCACTCAGGACCCTGGACATCCTAATAGGGCATAGTATTTCATAAACCAGGgatatacaaacacagaaatgtaatttgccatattttataaagaaaatacagaaagtcacatgtatttttgtgttgttccagATCTTATTTGAagtttctgtctccatctgatCAGTAGTcctgctcattcttttgagcagtaatgaCAAATCGGCTCCAAAGCCTCTGAGGCTCTAAATATCTTATTTTCCACATCTCTCgttctttattctgtcaaaaATTCAGTACTGGTCCAAGAGACTTGGGCTGTAAGCAGCTGACAGCGAGGCAtctgaatgagacactctgattggctgacatcACCCACTAGAGTCGGTTGGAACGGCCAATACAGAGACGATTTTTGATGTCAAAGATGGAAGATGACATTTGATGGATAACACCTAGATGTAAAGCAGAAATGTCCAGTCAAAGGGTCAGACTGATCCAAAATCTAACTTTACTTCATTAATGAGTCTATTCACTAAAGTCAGTGTTATGCAGGAACAAGCCAGTTGGTTAAAAAGAGCTGATTCTCTGTGTCTGGGTGCTCTTGCTGCTGCTTCCACTATCTCTCCTACGCAGACCTGATGGTGGGTTTCCACCATCCCAAAATGATACTTGAAAGAGCAATAAAGCCTTGAAGCTAAGCAATAGCAATGTAGAGCTACGTAGTTAGGGAACCAACTCTTATTCCAGCTTTTATCACGTGATAACACATGAAATGATCTTAACATAAATAGCCTTGAAATTTCAGATGGTATGGACACGACTCATGGCAAACCTCTAATGCTTAGATTCCTGTCATCCATCAGATGATTGGAAGCAAGAGTGGTCCAGCAGAGAATTAAATCAAGATAGACAAGAACCACAATACATGAGATTGAGGGAGCACTTGGTCAGTTACCAAGATATCAATTTAGGAAttagcttctgtgtgtgtgtgtgtgtgtgtgtgtgtgtgtgtgtgtgtgtgtgagagtgagagtgcaggggtgggtgtgtgtgtagcaAGAGAGATATGGGGGTGGGGTATAAGAGGTACAGGACCAGTTACTGGTCCAGAATCAAATTATGTCTACCTACATTATGTCTGAGGCTGAAAactgagagcagagagctgcATTCTCTACCTGATAAAGCACAGTGATACCATGAGAGAATGAACATGTTCTCACTTGTACCTTTATCTGTGCTTCTGGCTTTTGAGGTTTGTTCCTCTGACATCAGGATTTATCCAACTAACCATGTGCTTGGTTGGAGAAAATTGACGTGGGAGTTGGACTATTTATGTGGCCTCGGTTGTTCAGTGTtaatttttaactttaactgcAACTTTTAACTGTTAGCGTACGGCAGTTCTTGTTGCATAATATAAGGGAAAAAAGTGAGTAAGTCAGAATTATCCATAAGGCAATAATCCAAACAGACCCAGGCCAGACAGTCAGATGGCTCAGTGGGTGCATATGTAGCCAAAGCATGTGTCGCACTAAAATATGGATGAGGGTTGTTACTGCGCCATGAACCCTGATGAGAGCAAAAGCGTCTAACTCCTGGCTTCAGAATGACTTAGACCATTACCATCAATCGTACCAGCGTTGTGGTCCAAGGATGACACTGTCAGAAAGGTTTTACCTGTTGCCTTTTAGGTTTAAGAGCTGCTGAAAAATTATTGGAAACATTCAGTCAGATGATTacttctgacatttctttatttacatgGTGTTCTCATGGCATGATATACATAGAGTTAAAGAGGTGAATGTGAATATGTGATTGAGATTTCTGTTGATTTACTATGGTGCCATTTGACCACCATCCttgcctatatatatatatctctgctgctgtcctaCTAAAGAGCTTTCTTCCTTTGCTGTACATTGACCAGTCCCACCACTCTCAAGAAATATGCACTTAgctaataattttttatttatttatttattttaataaaattaacacaataaaatttagtctaacaacaacaaaataagatGTTCTGTCCTTGTCTCTGAGTGATCATTTTATCAGTAAATCCATCTGAAATCACAGCAGCGTCTTTGTCTGCAACTGACGTTTTTGATCATGCTTTTGGTTGAAGTCCTGGTTAAAAGATCAAGACTTTAGTTGCGCCCGGACGTGAGCGCAGGTTAACATGTACCATGTTTCAAATCAATACATTTGTATTAAAACATTGTATATGTGAACACAGACTTGTGGCTGTCTGGTATGTACAGCTCCTCTTATAACccagtctttttgttttgtccttaAAGTATGAAAATCAGCTACTGAACAGGAATGTTGTAATTCAAGGAGCTTTGGATTTGACACTTCTGCTGTCATCACAAGCTTGATCCTATTCCTTGTTCCTTTTCTTTGTAGAAGCAAAGTTCATCATTAGCTGAGGCTAATATCTCCCATTTCTGAGCCTTTGAGCTGCATATGAACGCGCCACATTCATATGTAGCAGCACCAGTTGACTTTTCAAATGAGTCAAATTAGTGCAATAAATTATTTAAGCACTTCTGTTTCTTGCAATGAAGGGAAACCAAATGGAGCGCAGCCCTTTATAGTTACAGGAGTAAAAACAGCAGATTGGGGCGGGGgacaattttctgtaaatgagCCACATTTTGCTTGATAGAGTTACTATTGAACAAACTGATATTATTTGggatattattattaaaagagATTGTTATTATCAGTGAATATGAAGttgtttatttatcttaaaGCAGAGTCATGTTTCTTCTGTCCGGTCCTCTccatccagctgcagcaggcacAGCTTGAGGTTTACAGTCACACTACTCAGAAAGTATTCGATTGACTGCCATTGATGAGTCGCCTGAGAACATTAAAACAttcttactttctttctttgctctaTCCTATCCACCCTCcttaaagtaaaatattaatCTGCAGGAATCTGGCAGTTTAATGCAGACCATATGGATATCTCTACACATGCACTGTACAGTGGGAGGAAGAAACAAGACCTGATTGATGTCCTGGATTTAAAGTAGTCATGTTGAGTTATTGAGCAGCAGCTTTGtctacaaaaacagaaaaaaacctcCCTGTAAAAATGACTCACTGTTTTCTACTGGCTTAAAAAAATGAGCTTGCACCCCCTATTGTCCATCAGATGTTAATGCATCTGCCACCACCCTCACATGGTGGAGTTTAACACTGTATTTACTTGCCTCTCTATTTAAACAGCAGAATTTTCTCTTGCCGCTCTTATTTTTACCTGTGGATCTATCTATAACGTATACTAAGGTTTGCTGTGTATCTGTTAAATCTAGGTATCCACATCCTGATTGCCGTTGGTGCTGTGATGATGGTGGTCGGATTCCTTGGTTGCTATGGTGCCATCCAGGAGTCCCAGTGTCTATTGGGAACGGTAAGTCACAGTAACATTGAAAGGTCATAGGGGAGTTTTAGAACTCTTTGGACGTATGTATATCCATGAGTTGGTCCtagctttgtttgtttcaaatgtacacaaaaacacCCTGCAAGTCAACACAACAGTAACAGTCTGAGATCTGCTTCAGTGCAGTGGCAAAGACATATAAGGATACGAAGTCAGTGAGCACCGATTTAAACAAAGCTGGtttgaaaaagtatttgttATCTGAAGATTCAAATTTAGATGACATGTTCAATAGACTTCATAGTGTAGAAATAAACGTGTTTTGAGTAGCATAACACACAGACGTCTTGTttacaaccaaacaaaacatggcTCCTGTAACTTATAAAcctttgttctgtttcattCCACAATCAAGTAAAAGCTGAGTCAGCTTCATCTTTAAATGAACCAGCTGAAGTTTCTCTGTCTTGCAGTTCTTCGCCTGCCTGGTCATCCTGTTTGCCTGTGAAGTTGCAGCTGGAATCTGGGGCTTTATGCACAGAGAGAGGGTAAAACTGCATGCTCTTTCTATTGGAATTGGACATGTAACGCAGAACCTACCAATTCACACCATGTGTTGTAGGTTTACCATAGAGCTACACTTGTTAGGGCTGgatttgacctgctctgtactctgtcctgattggctgaaacagtcagtcacacagcagcaacagccaaATGCATATGGTGTTTGTGCTCTAGTTTCCTTCTTCATTAAAAAGTGacaatcatgttgtattgaagacttcaAACTAGAGaatgagaccataaactcactAAGAAAGCATTTACTGAGCAAATAATTTCTAACTCAGTGTTATTCCTttgggacattttcacatagatttcaaGATAATTTCACTTATTTTCACAACCACCACTAATGGttaataaatcagatttaaggttcttcagcactggcttcactttacagaccaATACTCCATGTCCACTTTTATGTATCGTCTATGGTTGAGAGTTAATTTTAGTCATTTGAGTTAATAGAACTAATAGAATTTTTCTTAGTTTCATATGTGACCCATGAGAAGTACTTTTTTAATGGTATTGGGGCATGCTATACTAATAAAATCTTGTTAATTGCAGTGTTAATGGATATAAAATAGCCATCAgtattatatattatacataGTAAGTATTCTTAGCTCATTGATGTAAGTAGCTTATATTGCATCACTTTTATATGGAGCATACGACTCGCATGCATATTtaacttctttcttttcttagcTACATTAATCCTCCCACAACTCCACCGTCTGCCCGGCATTGCTGCTGTTTATAATGTCACCTTGGCCTATGCCTTCGTACAGTTTTATTATGGTCTACAGAGGGCCAAATATATGGCGTTCGGTTACTGAGGCaatcttctttgttttttaactctGAAATCTGAAAACTCTATGCTTATATCAGACAGATGTCTGCAGGAGATTAGTCAGTATACATTGCGTGAGTTTTCATTCTGTATCAATTGGTAAGAAAAACATGTTGACTGATGTGTCTGCTGCAACAGGTCTATTGTGCACACTCAGATTCATGTCACTTACACATGTgctgttttaagttttaagtttgAGTCTGCAAAAACCTTCTTGGTTCTGTTCCAGGTGGCAAAGGAAATGATCACCTTCTATGACTCTGCATACGACAAAGCCGTCTCAGAGAGCTTTAATGAAAACAAGCAGAAGGCCGCT
This window harbors:
- the LOC115041441 gene encoding CD81 antigen isoform X2 translates to MGVEGCTKCIKYMLFFLNFIFWLAGGVILGVALWLRHDPKTSNLLGLEFEGAHAPSTFYISIHILIAVGAVMMVVGFLGCYGAIQESQCLLGTFFACLVILFACEVAAGIWGFMHRERVAKEMITFYDSAYDKAVSESFNENKQKAAVTVLKVFHETLNCCGKGTGSSFLTKLTDALSITDLCPSGIQMHVNLFVTNCHERINDLFSDKIYLIGIAALVVAVIMIFEMIFSMVLCCGIRNSPVY
- the LOC115041441 gene encoding CD81 antigen isoform X1; this encodes MGVEGCTKCIKYMLFFLNFIFWLAGGVILGVALWLRHDPKTSNLLGLEFEGAHAPSTFYISIHILIAVGAVMMVVGFLGCYGAIQESQCLLGTFFACLVILFACEVAAGIWGFMHRERVAKEMITFYDSAYDKAVSESFNENKQKAAVTVLKVFHETLNCCGKGTGSSFLTKLTDALSITDLCPSGIQMHNCHERINDLFSDKIYLIGIAALVVAVIMIFEMIFSMVLCCGIRNSPVY